The proteins below come from a single Rhodothermales bacterium genomic window:
- a CDS encoding DUF427 domain-containing protein — protein sequence MKAIWNDVIIAESNDTVVVEGNHYFPPESLDPRYLLKSETTSTCPWKGLANYYSLDVNGEVNRDAAWYYPNPKAAASQIKDHVAFWKGVKFE from the coding sequence GACGTCATCATTGCCGAGAGCAACGACACGGTAGTCGTTGAGGGAAATCACTACTTCCCTCCCGAGTCACTCGACCCCAGGTACCTTCTAAAGAGCGAGACCACGTCGACGTGCCCGTGGAAGGGCCTGGCGAATTACTATTCGTTGGATGTGAACGGAGAAGTGAATAGAGATGCGGCGTGGTACTATCCGAATCCCAAGGCCGCGGCCTCCCAGATAAAGGACCACGTAGCATTCTGGAAAGGAGTGAAGTTTGAATAG